From Camelina sativa cultivar DH55 chromosome 7, Cs, whole genome shotgun sequence, one genomic window encodes:
- the LOC109124881 gene encoding uncharacterized protein LOC109124881, which translates to MFRKRNLVLDLLRRVDRCDLETLVSRGLWSRAVSTFPRSALLTTDDADIGSIKQTGMFSLAGELASLVEESSHVDDDYTKSTTSRMELKRSLELRLKKRVKEQFVDGKFSDLLKKVIARPDTLRDAYDCIRLNSNVSVSERDASVAFGSIAEELSSGVFDVASNTFSVTARDKTKEVLFLPSVALKVVQEAVRIALEVVFSPQFSKISHSCRSGRGRASALKYIRNNISHSDWCFTLSLSKKLDVSVFENLLSVMEEKIEDSSLSFLLRSMFEAQVLNLEFGGFPKGHGLPQEGVLSRVLMNIYLDRFDREFYRISMRHEALDLDSKTDEDSPSSKLRSWFRRQAGERDLISTPEQGSALRVYCCRFMDEIFFSVSGSKKAAVDIRSETIGFLRNSLHLDITDETDASPCEATSGLRVLGTLVRKNVRESPTVKAVHKLKEKVRLFALQKEEAWTLGTVRIGKKWLGHGLKKVKESEIKGLADHNSTLSQISCHRKAGMETDHWYKVLLRIWMEDVLRTSADRSEEFILSKHVVEPTVPQELRDAFYKFQSSAAAYVSSETANVEALLPCPRSHDKPVFFGDVVAPTNAIGRRLYRYGLITAKGYARSNSMLILQDTSQIIDWFSGLVRRWVIWYEGCSNFNEIKNLIDNQVRMSCIRTLAAKYRIHENEIEKRLDLELSTIPSAEDVEQEIQHEKLDSPAFDRDEHLTYGLSNSGLCLLSLARLVSESRPCNCFVIGCSMAAPAVYTLHAMERQKFPGWKTGFSVCIPSSLNGRRIGLCKQHLKDLYIGQISLQAIDFGAWR; encoded by the coding sequence ATGTTTAGGAAACGGAACCTAGTTTTGGATTTGTTGCGCCGAGTTGATCGATGTGACTTAGAAACCCTAGTTTCACGAGGCTTATGGAGTCGCGCAGTTTCCACATTTCCCAGATCGGCTCTGCTTACAACAGATGATGCTGACATTGGTAGTATTAAGCAAACTGGAATGTTTTCACTAGCTGGGGAATTAGCTTCTCTTGTAGAGGAATCTTCtcatgttgatgatgattatacCAAATCCACCACGAGTCGTATGGAACTAAAGCGATCTCTCGAACTCCGTTTAAAGAAACGAGTCAAGGAGCAGTTCGTTGATGGGAAGTTTAGTGACCTGTTAAAGAAGGTGATTGCAAGGCCTGATACTCTTCGGGATGCTTATGATTGTATTAGGCTTAACTCCAATGTTTCTGTATCAGAGAGAGATGCAAGTGTTGCGTTTGGTTCTATTGCGGAAGAGCTCTCTAGTGGGGTGTTTGATGTTGCTTCCAATACTTTTTCGGTTACGGCTAGAGATAAAACAAAAGAGGTTCTTTTCTTGCCTAGTGTAGCTCTTAAAGTTGTCCAAGAGGCTGTCAGAATAGCCCTGGAAGTCGTTTTCAGTCCTCAGTTTTCTAAGATTTCACATAGTTGCCGAAGTGGAAGGGGGCGTGCCTCTGCATTGAAGTACATCAGAAACAACATTTCTCATTCTGATTGGTGTTTCACTTTGAGTCTGAGCAAAAAACTTgatgtttctgtttttgagAACTTGCTCTCTGTAATGGAGGAGAAAATAGAAGACAGTAGTTTAAGTTTCTTACTCCGTTCTATGTTTGAAGCCCAAGTGCTAAATCTCGAGTTTGGAGGATTTCCCAAGGGCCATGGTCTCCCACAAGAAGGGGTGTTGTCCCGTGTATTGATGAACATATACCTTGATCGGTTTGATCGTGAATTCTATAGAATCTCAATGAGGCATGAAGCCCTTGATCTTGATTCAAAGACCGATGAAGATAGCCCAAGCTCAAAACTTCGTTCTTGGTTTAGGAGGCAGGCAGGAGAACGAGATTTGATAAGTACTCCGGAGCAGGGCAGCGCTCTCAGAGTTTATTGCTGCAGATTTATGGATGAGATATTTTTCTCTGTGTCTGGTTCCAAGAAAGCTGCAGTTGATATCAGATCTGAAACTATAGGTTTCTTACGGAACTCACTGCATCTGGACATCACAGATGAAACAGACGCGTCACCATGTGAAGCGACCAGTGGGCTTCGTGTTTTGGGTACCTTGGTTAGGAAAAATGTTAGGGAGAGTCCCACTGTCAAAGCTGTTCACAAGCTAAAGGAGAAGGTTAGGCTTTTTGCATTGCAGAAAGAAGAGGCCTGGACCTTAGGTACAGTTAGAATTGGGAAAAAATGGTTAGGACATGGACTGAAGAAGGTCAAAGAGTCAGAAATCAAAGGCTTGGCGGATCATAACTCTACCTTGAGTCAAATATCTTGCCATAGAAAGGCAGGCATGGAGACAGATCATTGGTATAAGGTCTTGCTTAGAATATGGATGGAGGACGTGCTAAGAACTTCTGCAGATAGAAGCGAGGAGTTTATCTTGTCCAAGCATGTTGTAGAACCGACTGTTCCTCAAGAACTAAGAGACGCGTTTTACAAGTTCCAAAGCTCTGCTGCGGCATATGTCTCTTCAGAAACGGCTAACGTGGAAGCGCTTTTGCCATGTCCACGCTCTCATGATAAACCTGTTTTCTTTGGTGATGTTGTTGCTCCTACTAATGCTATAGGAAGGCGTCTTTATCGCTATGGATTAATAACAGCCAAGGGTTATGCACGTTCAAATTCTATGCTTATTTTACAAGATACTTCCCAAATAATTGATTGGTTTTCCGGACTTGTTCGGCGATGGGTGATTTGGTATGAAGGCTGTAGTAATTTTAATGAGATAAAGAATCTCATCGATAATCAGGTCAGAATGTCATGCATCCGTACTTTGGCAGCAAAATATCGAATACATGAAAATGAGATAGAGAAACGCCTTGATTTAGAACTGAGCACGATTCCCTCTGCTGAAGATGTAGAACAGGAAATACAGCATGAGAAACTAGATTCTCCTGCTTTTGACAGGGATGAACATCTAACATACGGGCTTTCCAATAGTGGTTTGTGTTTACTGTCTTTAGCTCGATTAGTGAGCGAGTCAAGGCCTTGCAATTGCTTCGTAATTGGTTGCTCGATGGCTGCACCTGCTGTTTATACTCTACATGCAATGGAGAGACAGAAGTTTCCTGGTTGGAAAACTGGGTTTTCTGTTTGTATTCCTTCTAGCTTAAATGGAAGGAGAATAGGGCTGTGTAAGCAACACCTCAAAGATCTCTATATAGGTCAAATATCACTTCAAGCCATTGATTTTGGAGCTTGGAGATGA
- the LOC104702164 gene encoding probable xyloglucan 6-xylosyltransferase 5 (The sequence of the model RefSeq protein was modified relative to this genomic sequence to represent the inferred CDS: added 1 base not found in genome assembly) — translation MGQDGSPAHKRPSGSGGGLPTTTAANGGGRGGRGGLLPRGRQMQKTFNNIKITILCGFVTILVLRGTIGVGNLGSSSANAVNQNIIEETNRILAEIRSDSDPTDLDEPQEGDMNPNATYVLGPKITDWDSQRKVWLNQNPEFPSTVNGRARILLLTGSPPKPCDNPIGDHYLLKSVKNKIDYCRLHGIEIVYNMAHLDKELAGYWAKLPMIRRLMLSHPEVEWIWWMDSDALFTDILFQIPLARYEKHNLVIHGYPDLLFDQKSWIALNTGSFLLRNCQWSLDLLDAWAPMGPKGPIRDEAGKVLTAYLKGRPAFEADDQSALIYLLLSQKDTWMEKVFVENQYYLHGFWEGLVDRYEEMVEKYHPGLGDERWPFVTHFVGCKPCGSYADYAVERCLKSMERAFNFADNQVLKLYGFGHRGLLSPKIKRIRNETVTPLEFVDKFDIRRTQVETKPQN, via the coding sequence tgggtCAAGATGGGTCACCGGCGCATAAAAGACCCTCTGGAAGCGGCGGAGGACTTCCGACGACGACTGCAGCTAACGGTGGAGGAAGAGGTGGTCGTGGTGGTTTGTTGCCTCGAGGTAGGCAGATGCAGAAGACGTTTAACAACATCAAGATCACGATTCTTTGTGGTTTCGTCACAATCCTCGTCTTGCGTGGCACAATCGGTGTTGGTAACCTTGGAAGCTCAAGCGCCAATGCGGTTAACCAGAACATCATTGAGGAGACTAACCGGATTCTAGCTGAGATCCGATCTGATTCGGATCCCACCGACTTGGATGAGCCTCAGGAAGGTGATATGAATCCCAATGCCACTTATGTTCTAGGTCCTAAGATCACTGATTGGGATAGTCAACGTAAGGTATGGTTGAATCAGAACCCTGAGTTTCCTAGTACTGTCAATGGCAGAGCTCGGATCTTGCTTTTAACTGGATCTCCTCCCAAGCCTTGCGATAACCCCATTGGTGACcattatcttttgaaatctgtCAAGAACAAGATTGATTATTGTAGGCTTCATGGCATTGAGATTGTCTATAACATGGCTCATTTGGATAAGGAACTTGCTGGCTATTGGGCTAAGTTGCCCATGATTAGGAGGTTGATGCTCTCTCATCCAGAAGTTGAGTGGATCTGGTGGATGGATAGTGATGCTTTGTTCACTGACATACTCTTTCAGATCCCTCTGGCTAGGTACGAGAAGCATAATCTGGTCATTCACGGTTATCCTGACTTACTGTTCGATCAGAAGTCGTGGATTGCTTTGAACACTGGTAGTTTTCTGCTGAGGAACTGTCAGTGGTCGTTGGATTTGTTAGATGCTTGGGCGCCTATGGGACCTAAAGGGCCAATTCGTGATGAGGCTGGGAAGGTATTGACGGCTTATCTGAAAGGCAGACCAGCTTTTGAGGCAGATGATCAGTCAGCATTGATCTATCTTCTGCTTTCTCAGAAAGATACATGGATGGAGAAAGTGTTTGTGGAGAATCAATACTATTTGCACGGGTTTTGGGAAGGTTTGGTTGATAGATATGAGGAGATGGTAGAGAAGTATCACCCGGGATTGGGTGATGAGAGATGGCCGTTTGTGACACATTTCGTTGGATGTAAACCATGTGGTAGCTATGCTGATTATGCAGTCGAGAGGTGCTTGAAGAGTATGGAGAGGGCCTTCAATTTTGCAGACAATCAAGTGCTCAAGCTGTATGGGTTTGGTCATAGGGGATTGTTGAGCCCCAAGATTAAGAGGATCAGAAATGAGACAGTCACTCCTTTGGAGTTTGTAGACAAGTTTGATATTCGCAGAACACAAGTGGAAACCAAACCACAGAActag
- the LOC104702160 gene encoding dolichol phosphate-mannose biosynthesis regulatory protein-like: MELADRAVGLLLSSISLSIFTYYTFWVIILPFVDSDHFIHKYFLPQDYAILVPVFAGITLLSLLSVFIGMVMLKSKKKKA; this comes from the exons ATGGAATTAGCAGATCGAGCAGTCGGGCTACTACTATCTTCGATCAGCTTATCCATATTCACATACTATACTTTCTGGGTCATCATCCTG CCATTTGTAGATAGTGATCACTTCATCCACAAGTACTTCTTGCCCCAAGACTATGCCATTCTCGTACCTGTCTTCGCTGGCATAACCCTCCTCTCTCTCCTTTCCGTATTTATCGGCATGGTCATGCTcaaatcaaaaaagaagaaggcaTAA
- the LOC104702162 gene encoding probable LRR receptor-like serine/threonine-protein kinase At1g74360, protein MTIVTRVLMADDDGSESLRFLCFLLFVFITALVVAGDSLDSDREALLSLRSYLESRNPQNRGVYTEWKREKQDVCNWPGIICTPPGSRVTGINLTDSTISGALFGNFSALTQLTYLDLSRNTIEGSIPDDLSRCHNLRHLNLSHNIIEGKLSLPGLSTLEVLDLSVNRIAGDIQSSFPLFCNSLVVANLSANNFTGRIDDIFNGCRNLKYVDLSSNGFSGQVWDGFGRTLQFSVADNFLSGNISASMFRGNCILEVLDLSGNSFGGEFPGQVSKCQNLSVLNLWGNKFIGNIPAEIGSISSLRGLYLGNNTFSRDIPETLLNLTNLIFLDLSRNKFGGDIQEIFGRFTQVKYMVLHANSYVGGIRSSNILKLPNLLRLDLGYNNFSGELPAEISQIQSLKFLIFAYNNFSGNIPQEYGNMPGLQALDLSFNKLTGSIPASFGNLTSLLWLMLANNSLSGEIPREIGNCRSLLWFNVANNQLSGRFHPELTKMGSNPLPTFEANRQDNDKIIAGSGECLAMRRWIPAEFPPFNFVYAILTKKSCRSLWDHVLKGYGLFPVCTAGSKVRTLEISAYLQLSGNKLSGEIPASISQMGKLSTLHLGFNEFEGKLPSEIGKLPLSFLNLTRNNFSGEIPQEIGNLKCMQNLDLSYNNFSGKFPMSLNDLNELSKFNISYNPFISGSIPTTGQVATFDKESFFGNPLLEFPSFFNQSGNNTRKISNQIVGNRPRTLLLIWISLALALAFIACLVVSGIILMVAKASRDAETDLLDGSKTRHDLTSSSGGSSPWLSGKIKVIRLDKSTFTYADILKATSNFSEERVVGRGGYGTVYRGVLPDGREVAVKKLQREGTEAEKEFRAEMEVLSANAFGDWAHPNLVRLYGWCLDGSEKILVHEYMGGGSLEELITDKTKLPWRKRVDIATDVARGLVFLHHECYPSIVHRDVKASNVLLDRHGNARVTDFGLARLLNAGDSHVSTVIAGTIGYVAPEYGQTWQATTRGDVYSYGILIMELATGRRAVDGGEECLVEWARRVMASNMTAKGSPFTLSGTKPGNGAEQLTELLKVGVKCTADNPQARPNMKEVLAMLVKISGKAELFNGLTSPDYREM, encoded by the exons atgactATTGTGACACGTGTGCTCATGGCTGATGATGATGGTTCTGAGTCTCTTcgctttctttgtttcttactCTTCGTTTTCATCACAG CCTTAGTAGTGGCTGGTGATTCTCTGGACAGTGATAGAGAAGCCTTGTTAAGCCTGAGATCGTATCTAGAATCACGGAACCCACAGAACAGAGGAGTCTATACAGAATGGAAAAGGGAGAAGCAAGATGTGTGTAACTGGCCTGGGATCATATGTACACCTCCGGGAAGTAGAGTTACAGGGATCAATCTAACTGATTCCACCATTTCAGGTGCTTTATTCGGGAACTTCTCGGCCTTAACGCAGCTCACGTATCTAGATTTATCGAGGAACACTATCGAAGGGTCGATTCCTGATGACCTGAGCCGTTGTCACAACCTAAGGCATCTTAATCTTTCTCATAATATCATTGAAGGAAAGCTTAGCTTACCTGGTTTATCAACTCTTGAGGTTCTTGATCTTTCGGTGAATAGGATTGCGGGTGATATCCAGTCTAGCTTCCCATTGTTCTGCAACAGCTTGGTTGTTGCAAATCTATCTGCCAACAACTTTACTGGCAGAATCGATGACATCTTCAATGGGTGTAGGAATCTCAAGTATGTTGACTTGAGTTCCAATGGGTTCAGTGGACAAGTGTGGGATGGTTTTGGGAGGACGCTCCAGTTTTCAGTTGCTGATAACTTTCTCTCCGGGAATATCTCAGCTTCCATGTTCAGGGGGAACTGCATTTTGGAAGTGTTGGATTTATCTGGGAACAGTTTTGGTGGGGAATTTCCAGGCCAAGTTTCCAAGTGTCAGAATCTAAGTGTATTGAATCTGTggggaaacaaattcatagGGAACATTCCAGCTGAGATAGGTTCCATATCATCTCTCAGAGGTTTGTACTTGGGGAATAATACATTCTCCCGAGACATACCGGAAACTCTCCTGAACTTGACCAACTTGATATTTCTGGATTTGAGCAGAAACAAGTTTGGAGGAGACATTCAAGAAATATTTGGGAGATTCACTCAAGTAAAGTATATGGTCCTGCATGCGAACTCATATGTTGGAGGAATACGTTCTTCCAACATCCTCAAGTTGCCTAATCTTTTAAGGCTAGATTTGGGCTACAACAACTTCTCGGGAGAGTTACCTGCTGAAATTTCCCAAATCCAAAGTTTGAAGTTCTTGATCTTTGCTTATAATAACTTCAGTGGCAACATACCACAGGAGTATGGGAACATGCCGGGGCTTCAAGCACTCGATCTCTCCTTTAACAAGCTGACCGGTTCAATACCAGCTTCATTTGGAAATTTGACCTCTCTTTTGTGGCTAATGCTTGCAAATAACTCTCTATCAGGAGAAATCCCTCGAGAGATTGGCAACTGCAGGAGCCTTTTGTGGTTTAACGTGGCAAACAACCAGCTCTCTGGTAGATTCCATCCTGAATTGACCAAAATGGGTAGTAATCCTCTTCCAACGTTTGAAGCCAACAGGCAAGATAACGACAAGATAATTGCTGGTTCCGGTGAATGCTTGGCGATGAGGAGATGGATTCCAGCAGAGTTCCCTCCTTTCAACTTTGTATACGCAATTCTTACCAAAAAGAGTTGCAGAAGCCTATGGGACCATGTTCTTAAAGGGTACGGTCTTTTTCCTGTCTGCACTGCTGGTTCCAAAGTACGCACACTTGAAATTTCAGCCTATCTTCAGCTCAGTGGAAATAAGCTTTCAGGTGAGATTCCTGCAAGTATCTCTCAGATGGGCAAGCTAAGCACGCTACATTTGGGTTTTAATGAGTTTGAGGGGAAACTGCCTTCAGAGATAGGAAAATTGCCtctttcattcctcaacctcACCCGGAACAATTTTTCAGGCGAGATTCCTCAAGAAATCGGAAATCTCAAGTGCATGCAGAATCTTGATCTGTCTTACAACAATTTCTCAGGAAAATTTCCAATGAGTTTGAATGACTTGAATGAGCTGAGCAAGTTCAACATCTCATATAACCCTTTCATTTCTGGTTCGATACCAACAACGGGACAAGTAGCAACCTTTGACAAAGAATCCTTTTTTGGGAATCCGTTGCTGGAGTTTCCTAGTTTCTTCAACCAATCAGGGAACAACACGAGGAAGATTTCCAACCAAATCGTAGGAAACAGGCCAAGAACTCTTCTTTTGATTTGGATTTCCTTGGCTCTTGCATTGGCGTTTATTGCATGTTTAGTGGTATCAGGTATTATTCTCATGGTTGCTAAGGCTTCAAGGGATGCGGAGACTGATCTCTTAGATGGCTCGAAAACCAGACATGACTTGACTTCCAGTTCAGGCGGATCATCGCCATGGCTATCAGGAAAAATCAAGGTTATTCGCCTAGACAAATCAACATTCACATACGCTGACATTCTGAAAGCAACCAGTAACTTCTCCGAGGAGAGAGTGGTAGGTAGGGGAGGATATGGAACTGTTTACAGAGGCGTATTACCTGATGGAAGAGAAGTCGCAGTCAAGAAGCTGCAGAGAGAAGGCACAGAAGCAGAGAAAGAGTTCAGAGCTGAAATGGAAGTTCTAAGTGCCAACGCATTTGGTGATTGGGCACATCCGAACCTCGTGAGGCTGTATGGATGGTGCCTAGATGGGTCAGAGAAAATCTTGGTGCATGAATACATGGGAGGCGGGAGCTTAGAGGAGCTCAtcacagacaaaacaaaacttccATGGAGGAAACGTGTTGATATAGCCACAGATGTAGCACGGGGATTAGTGTTTTTGCACCACGAATGTTACCCATCCATCGTTCACAGAGACGTGAAAGCAAGCAACGTTCTTTTGGATAGACACGGGAATGCTAGAGTGACAGATTTTGGACTAGCAAGACTCTTAAATGCAGGAGATAGCCATGTGAGCACGGTGATTGCAGGCACAATTGGGTATGTAGCTCCTGAGTATGGACAAACTTGGCAAGCGACCACAAGAGGAGATGTTTACAGCTACGGAATATTGATCATGGAACTCGCGACGGGTAGAAGAGCTGTTGATGGAGGAGAAGAGTGCTTGGTCGAATGGGCAAGACGGGTAATGGCAAGTAACATGACAGCCAAAGGTTCGCCATTTACCCTGTCAGGGACAAAACCAGGGAACGGAGCTGAGCAATTGACTGAGCTACTAAAGGTTGGTGTGAAGTGTACAGCTGACAATCCTCAGGCAAGACCAAACATGAAAGAAGTTTTAGCTATGTTGGTTAAGATTTCCGGTAAAGCCGAGCTCTTCAATGGCTTAACTTCACCAGATTACAGAGAAATGtaa